The following are encoded in a window of Psilocybe cubensis strain MGC-MH-2018 chromosome 4, whole genome shotgun sequence genomic DNA:
- a CDS encoding Transcription factor 25, with protein MPPRLNKRQQRELEELEALKSVKPSDVQESSDEDLPGPSQGRSGGAFMNLLAPEDSEEEEEEKTTKSKKSKKKKKKAIATSTSDATPPTPTPPPPAAKTPRTSTPVPALKNEKKAQKKARAKEKKAANDELDQVLAELSIQYPPSQKISQSAAGKQSLADLLSVSLQHLDGEAEMRRFFGSRVVQASREEGQSAGRKKPPPVKSNLTRPQPSWWAAKGREGLSLHAYTDDETNAKLIRQNWTPMQEKWWTVEYSKKYKSMTKAFMDTVLSGDPQGFWDLLGTLPWHADTLLQVSEVYRHRDEHAQAVDFVDRALFTYERAFIGAFTFTTGLNRLDFDRVENRPFYLALHRQITDLQRRGCVRTAFEFSRLMYSLDPWNDPHGALLHLDFLATKAGMHQWLLDMFDVFVERQKQNAETENMRANPSLLPGWVYNRALALKIAEDAAKNPDHTESTLALREAARDFPSVVPLLADKLDISLPGEIRGHRDFKILTDSSSLPPAEGILHLLSHLYVQRSSPIWKDHAGWFESTIAEEFTHLSSGALPSTERRKAFLGQYTNRNLQFAVYRHIMVLETSYRRLFSFIPRQVLEAKSLACDPLPPPTAVSQYDEAFFGGVDDLYSPRLRTRRQRQLEERRLAQLMPDAAFRQQLQGFFDANPHFAERFPGGILQFAQMVGQLPADVLEDMMLVEAAAGNGNNNAMPGGFDEEEGMEDDRAGFAFAEVNFNPAPPVPGNVAHHMPANIDQERHEDLNEEQGEEAAEDEDEDEDEEEYSPMPRVIRNILGRLWGRNQPEESSSEDEAPLDDTGVD; from the exons ATGCCACCCAGACTGAACAAGAGGCAACAACGAGAGCTAGAGGAGCTTGAAGCATTGAAGTCTGTGAAGCCCTCAGATGTACAAGAATCAAGCGATGAGGATCTTCCTGGTCCTTCTCAGGGACGCAGTGGTGGTGCATTTATGAAT CTCCTTGCACCGGAAGATagtgaagaggaagaagaagaaaaaacaacGAAATCGAAAAAG tcaaagaaaaagaagaaaaaggccaTTGCGACATCTACATCTGATGCGACCCCTCCTACCCCtactccgcctcctcctgcaGCAAAAACACCTAGAACAAGTACACCCGTTCCCGCCctcaaaaatgaaaagaaagccCAGAAGAAGGCTCgagcaaaggaaaagaaagctGCGAATGACGAGCTAGATCAGGTGCTCGCCGAGCTCTCGATACA GTATCCACCGTCCCAAAAGATATCACAATCTGCAGCTGGAAAACAATCGCTCGCTGATCTTCTCTCGGTTTCACTGCAGCATCTAGATGGAGAGGCCGAAATGAGACGGTTCTTCGGATCCAGGGTAGTACAGGCTAGCAGAGAGGAAGGGCAGTCAGCAGGGCGGAAGAAACCTCCCCCCGTTAAATCCAACCTGACCCGACCTCAGCCCAGTTGGTGGGCGGCGAAAGGCCGTGAGGGTCTTTCCCTCCATGCTTATACGGACGATGAGACTAATGCCAAGCTCATACGACAAAATTGGACACCCATGCAGGAGAAGTGGTGGACTGTGGAGTATAGTAAAAAGTACAAGAGTATGACCAAGGCTTTTATGGATACTGTTCTTTCCGGAG ACCCTCAAGGATTTTGGGACCTTCTTGGAACACTGCCGTGGCATGcagatacacttctccaaGTGTCTGAAGTTTATAGACATCGAGACG AGCACGCTCAGGCTGTTGATTTTGTGGATAGAGCGCTATTTACGTATGAGCGCGCTTTCATCGGCGCGTTCACCTTTACGACGGGTCTTAACCGACTCGACTTCGATAGAGTTGAAAACAGACCATTTTACCTTGCCCTACATCGTCAAATTAC CGACCTTCAACGTCGTGGATGCGTGCGTACTGCGTTTGAGTTCTCGCGTCTGATGTACTCCCTCGATCCTTGGAATGATCCTCACGGAGCGTTGTTGCACCTGGACTTCCTCGCGACCAAGGCGGGAATGCACCAGTGGCTTCTTGATATGTTTGACGTTTTCGTCGAGAGGCAAAAGCAGAATGCAGAAACGGAAAACATGCGGGCGAATCCTTCACTATTACCTGGATGGGTATACAATAGAGCGTTGGCTTTGAAAATCGCAGAAGATGCAGCCAAAAATCCT GACCATACTGAAAGCACACTGGCGCTTAGAGAGGCGGCACGGGATTTTCCGTCCGTCGTCCCACTCCTCGCTGATAAGTTGGATATTTCCCTTCCCGGGGAAATTCGTGGACATCGTGATTTCAAGATCTTGACGGATTCATC CTCTTTGCCGCCTGCCGAAGGAATTTTACATCTGCTATCTCATCTCTATGTCCAACGCTCTTCGCCAATATGGAAAGATCACGCTGGGTGGTTCGAATCTACCATAGCAGAAGAGTTCACTCATCTCTCCTCTGGAGCACTGCCATCAACCGAAAGACGAAAGGCTTTCCTTGGACAGTACACTAACCGCAATCTCCAATTCGCCGTTTACCGGCACATTATGGTTCTTGAAACGTCGTATCGCCGCTTGTTCTCGTTTATCCCACGACAGGTGCTTGAGGCCAAGTCACTGGCGTGTGACCCACTTCCCCCGCCTACGGCTGTGAGTCAGTACGATGAGGCGTTCTTTGGCGGTGTGGATGATTTGTATTCGCCACGgctgaggacgaggaggcaGCGTCAGCTGGAGGAACGGAGGTTGGCGCAGCTCATGCCGGATGCAGCCTTCCGTCAACAATTACAG GGGTTCTTCGATGCCAATCCCCACTTCGCGGAGAGGTTCCCAGGGGGCATTCTCCAGTTCGCACAAATGGTGGGTCAGCTGCCGGCTGACGTCCTTGAAGATATGATGCTCGTTGAAGCTGCCGCTGGAAACGGAAATAATAATGCAATGCCCGGAGGattcgacgaagaggaaggaatgGAAGATGATCGTGCTGGATTTGCGTTTGCTGAAGTCAACTTCAACCCTGCACCACCTGTTCCGGGTAATGTTGCTCATCACATGCCTGCAAATATAGACCAGGAAAGGCATGAAGACTTGAATGAGGAGCAAGGTGAAGAAGCCgcagaggatgaggatgaggatgaagatgaagaagagtaCTCG CCCATGCCTAGAGTCATACGCAACATCTTGGGAAGATTGTGGGGAAGGAATCAACCCGAGGAGTCATCATCTGAAGACGAGGCACCATTAGATGATACAGGCGTGGATTAG
- a CDS encoding Cytochrome P450 monooxygenase 215 translates to MNPLKSLRFQDFSDILPLTFAGLVLLTLILFKSRRSVKTTKLRGPKNQSYLFGLYQFLNETEDAGLVYEAWAREYGPTYTVPGGFGSSRIVICDPRANAHFYSKETFGYVQTKLSRTFIKNLFGRGLLWAEGDSHRRQRKALSPAFSNAAIRKLTPVFYDAAYKMKAIWDSALDAGSGEALIDVQVCLDSVGIAGFGHDFHALEGKNSPVVDVFESFSDEDTSWLSRFVFLMGPVLPVLQNLPTAQNRTLKRLRETMGDIADELLVRNRKAKEGKSVSEEKSIIGLLIKAESSNSSLGMSQEEILAQNVLLLAGYETTSISLTWALIELSRQPQKQEMLREELSQYINEDPTFDQLSTGLPYLDAVVQEILRLHPPVSETTRIAAEDDIMPFSSPISTSTGDQVSSLVIKKGTVVTSPIRYMNRAEAFWGPNARQFEPERWLSADGCLQAKDNPGQRHILTFSDGPRTCLGRSFALTEFKAVLAVLVRNYTFELPDGPDTKIIRHPSILPRPKILGEVGARVPLKIRRVE, encoded by the exons ATGAACCCCCTGAAATCATTAAGATTTCAGGACTTCAGCGACATTCTCCCTCTCACCTTTGCGGGACTTGTCTTGCTCACTCTAATTCTGTTCAAGTCACGAAGAAGTGTGAAGACGACAAAGTTACGAGGTCCAAAGAATCAGAGCTACTTGTTCGGCTTATACCAGTTCTTGAATGAAACTGAAGATGCGGGTCTCGTGTATGAAGCTTGGGCAAGAGAATATGGGCCTACATATACTGTTCCGGGAGGCTTTGGGTCTAGTCGGATCGTTATTTGCGATCCGCGAGCAAACGCGCATTTCTATTCAAAGGAGACATTTGGCTATGTACAGACCAAGTTATCTCGAACATTCATTAAGAATCTG TTTGGTCGGGGACTGCTTTGGGCCGAGGGAGATAGTCATCGCAG GCAACGCAAAGCCTTATCTCCAGCATTCAGCAATGCCGCTATCAGGAAACTGACTCCAGTGTTTTATGACGCTGCCTACAAG ATGAAAGCAATATGGGATTCCGCATTAGATGCCGGTTCGGGGGAAGCGTTGATAGATGTTCAAGTATG TCTCGATTCAGTCGGTATCGCAGGTTTTGGCCATGATTTCCATGCGCTAGAAGGAAAGAACTCTCCCGTAGTGGACGTTTTCGAATCCTTTTCCGATGAAGACACAAGCTGGCTCTCACGATTTGTGTTCCTGATGGGGCCCGTTCTTCCCGTCCTACAAAACTTACCCACAGCTCAAAACAGGACACTCAAGCGCCTACGAGAAACAATGGGCGACATAGCCGATGAGCTCTTGGTCAGGAATAGGAAAGCGAAAGAAGGGAAATCGGTGTCGGAGGAAAAATCGATTATAGGTCTTCTTA TCAAAGCAGAATCGAGCAACTCCTCTTTGGGAATGTCCCAGGAAGAAATTTTAGCCCAG AATGTATTATTGCTTGCTG GATACGAAACAACTTCCA TCAGCCTTACG TGGGCCCTTATTGAGCTGTCCAGGCAACCTCAGAAACAAGAAATGCTAAGGGAGGAACTTTCACAGTACATCAACGAAGATCCTACTTTTGATCAACTGTCGACGGGCCTCCCGTATTTAGACGCAGTCGTCCAGGAGATTTTGCGCCTCCATCCCCCTGTTAGCGAGACAACGCGAATA GCCGCCGAGGACGACATCATGCCGTTCTCTTCTCCAATTTCGACCTCGACGGGGGATCAAGTATCCTCTCTTGTTATCAAAAAGGGAACTGTCGTTACTTCGCCAATTCGGTACATGAATCGAGCGGAGGCCTTTTGGGGACCCAATGCACGGCAATTCGAGCCCGAGCGATGGCTTTCCGCGGATGGGTGCCTTCAGGCGAAAGACAATCCAGGACAGCGACATATACTCACTTTCTCTGACGGACCACGGACGTGTTTGGGACGCAGCTTTGCATTAACAGAGTTCAAG GCTGTTCTTGCTGTCCTTGTTAGGAACTACACGTTCGAACTTCCTGATGGTCCAGACACGAAAATTATCAGGCACCCATCTATCCTGCCGAGACCTAAAATTTTAGGGGAAGTAGGCGCAAGAGTTCCATTGAAAATAAGACGGGTAGAGTAA